One genomic window of Elaeis guineensis isolate ETL-2024a chromosome 2, EG11, whole genome shotgun sequence includes the following:
- the LOC140855484 gene encoding protein ASPARTIC PROTEASE IN GUARD CELL 1-like, producing the protein MASLFHLFFLLSLSLSLSLALCRVKDPSESPGTTTTLDVTAALRKTTQALAFDPHTAHRQLLDKEIKTTTLRFSASTATLSLQLYPRDFLPLPNFTTTHKDYESLTLARLRRDSDRVRSIFARVAIVNNGFDSRAPRAAAMPGSIRGTIVSGSSQGIGEYFSRVGIGRPAKPQFMVLDTGSDVSWVQCLPCTDCYKQADPIYDPTGSDTYTPLRCFSELCLSATNSACRNATCHYQVVYGDGSFSIGELAAETLTIGNAPPIENVAMGCGFDNEGTFVAAGGLLALGTGALSFPSHLPSHSFTYCLVDRDTPGTSIIDFGPPTAQPEASTITTKLLRSKKIRTFYYLELTGISVGGTKLAIPPSALAMDSDGSGGVILDTGTAVSRLNKQVYEPLREAFVNGTRHLSPGTGPGIFDTCYNMPPMKRVQVPSVVFHFGEGKELRLRPNNFLMPVDSKGNFCLAFAKTPSPLNIIGNVQHQRMRVVIDMENSIVSFTPNKC; encoded by the coding sequence ATGGCGAGCCTCTtccacctcttcttcctcctctccctctccctctccctctccttggcTCTCTGCCGGGTTAAAGATCCATCGGAGAGCCCTGGAACCACAACCACTCTCGACGTCACCGCCGCTCTCAGGAAAACCACCCAAGCCCTCGCCTTCGATCCACACACAGCCCATCGACAACTCCTCGACAAAGAGATCAAAACCACCACCCTTCGCTTCTCCGCCTCCACCGCCACCCTCTCCCTCCAGCTCTACCCCCGCGACTTCCTCCCGCTCCCCAACTTCACCACCACGCACAAGGACTACGAATCACTGACCCTCGCCCGCCTCCGCCGCGACTCCGACCGGGTCCGGTCCATCTTCGCCCGGGTCGCCATCGTCAACAACGGATTCGATTCCAGGGCCCCGAGGGCGGCGGCGATGCCGGGCAGCATCCGGGGCACGATCGTGTCCGGGAGCAGCCAGGGGATCGGGGAGTACTTCTCCCGGGTGGGCATTGGCCGACCAGCGAAGCCCCAGTTCATGGTGCTCGACACCGGTAGCGACGTCAGCTGGGTGCAATGCCTGCCCTGCACCGACTGCTACAAGCAGGCCGACCCCATCTACGACCCCACCGGCTCCGATACCTACACACCTCTCCGCTGCTTCTCCGAGCTGTGCCTCTCCGCCACCAACTCCGCCTGCCGGAACGCGACCTGCCACTACCAGGTCGTCTACGGCGACGGCTCCTTCTCCATCGGGGAGCTCGCCGCCGAGACGCTGACCATCGGCAACGCTCCACCCATCGAGAACGTCGCTATGGGATGCGGCTTCGACAACGAGGGCACCTTCGTCGCCGCCGGCGGCCTCCTCGCCCTCGGAACGGGGGCGCTGTCCTTCCCCTCCCACCTGCCCTCCCACTCCTTCACCTACTGCCTCGTCGATCGGGACACGCCCGGCACCTCCATCATCGACTTCGGCCCTCCGACCGCCCAGCCCGAGGCCTCCACCATCACCACCAAGCTGCTCCGCAGCAAGAAGATCCGGACCTTCTACTACTTGGAGCTGACGGGGATCAGCGTGGGCGGGACGAAGCTGGCGATCCCGCCGTCGGCGCTGGCGATGGACTCGGACGGGTCCGGGGGCGTCATCCTGGACACGGGCACGGCGGTGAGCCGGCTGAACAAGCAAGTGTACGAGCCCCTGCGGGAGGCGTTCGTGAATGGGACGCGCCACCTTTCGCCGGGGACGGGGCCGGGCATCTTCGACACGTGCTACAACATGCCGCCGATGAAGAGGGTGCAGGTGCCGTCGGTGGTGTTCCACTTCGGGGAGGGGAAGGAGCTGAGGCTGCGGCCGAACAACTTCCTCATGCCGGTGGACTCCAAGGGGAACTTCTGCCTCGCCTTCGCCAAGACGCCGTCGCCGCTGAACATCATCGGGAACGTCCAGCACCAGAGGATGCGCGTCGTCATCGACATGGAGAACTCCATCGTGTCGTTTACCCCCAATAAGTGTTAA
- the LOC140855483 gene encoding protein ASPARTIC PROTEASE IN GUARD CELL 1-like, which produces MASLFHLFFLLSLSLSLALCRVKDPSESPKTTTTLDVTAALRKTTQALAFDPHTAHRQLLDKEIKTTTLRSSASTATLSLQLYPRDFLPLPNFTTTHKDYESLTLARLRRDSDRVRSIFARVAIVNNGFDSRAPRAAAMPDSIRGTIVSGSSQGIGEYFSRVGIGRPAKPQFMVLDTGSDVSWVQCLPCTDCYKQADPIYDPTGSDTYTPLRCFSELCLSATNSACRNATCHYQVVYGDGSFSIGELAAETLTIGDAAPVENVAMGCGFDNEGTFVAAGGLLALGAGTLSFPSHLPSHSFTYCLVDRDTPGTSIIDFGPPTAQPEASTITTKLLRSKKIRTFYYLELTGISVGGTKLAIPPSALAMDSDGSGGVILDTGTAVSRLNKQVYEPLREAFVNGTRHLSPGTGPGIFDTCYNMPPVKRVQVPSVVFHFGEGKELRLRPNNFLMPVDSKGNFCLAFAKTPSPLNIIGNVQHQRMRVVIDMENSIVSFTPNKC; this is translated from the coding sequence ATGGCGAGCCTCTtccacctcttcttcctcctctccctctccctctccttggcTCTCTGCCGGGTTAAAGATCCATCGGAGAGCCCTAAAACCACAACCACTCTCGACGTCACCGCCGCTCTCAGGAAAACCACCCAAGCCCTCGCCTTCGATCCACACACAGCCCATCGACAACTCCTCGACAAAGAGATCAAAACCACCACCCTTCGCTCCTCCGCCTCCACCGCCACCCTCTCCCTCCAGCTCTACCCCCGCGACTTTCTCCCGCTCCCCAACTTCACCACCACGCACAAGGACTACGAATCCCTGACCCTCGCCCGCCTCCGCCGCGACTCCGACCGGGTCCGGTCCATCTTCGCCCGGGTCGCCATCGTCAACAACGGATTCGATTCCAGGGCCCCGAGGGCGGCGGCGATGCCGGACAGCATCCGGGGCACGATCGTGTCTGGGAGCAGCCAGGGGATCGGGGAGTACTTCTCCCGGGTGGGCATTGGCCGACCAGCGAAGCCCCAGTTCATGGTGCTCGACACCGGTAGCGACGTCAGCTGGGTGCAATGCCTGCCCTGCACCGACTGCTACAAGCAGGCCGACCCCATCTACGACCCCACCGGCTCCGATACCTACACACCTCTCCGCTGCTTCTCCGAGCTGTGCCTCTCCGCCACCAACTCCGCCTGCCGGAACGCGACCTGCCACTACCAGGTCGTCTACGGCGACGGCTCCTTCTCCATCGGGGAGCTCGCCGCCGAGACGCTGACCATCGGCGATGCCGCACCCGTCGAGAACGTCGCCATGGGATGCGGCTTCGACAATGAGGGCACCTTCGTCGCCGCCGGCGGCCTCCTGGCCCTCGGAGCGGGGACGCTGTCCTTCCCCTCCCACCTGCCCTCCCACTCCTTCACCTACTGCCTCGTCGACCGCGACACGCCCGGCACCTCCATCATCGACTTCGGCCCTCCGACCGCCCAGCCCGAGGCCTCCACCATCACCACCAAGCTGCTCCGCAGCAAGAAGATCCGGACCTTCTACTACTTGGAGCTGACGGGGATCAGCGTGGGCGGGACGAAGCTGGCGATCCCGCCGTCGGCGCTGGCGATGGACTCGGACGGGTCCGGGGGCGTCATCCTGGACACGGGCACGGCGGTGAGCCGGCTGAACAAGCAAGTGTACGAGCCCCTGCGGGAGGCGTTCGTGAATGGGACGCGCCACCTGTCGCCGGGGACGGGGCCGGGCATCTTCGACACGTGCTACAACATGCCGCCGGTGAAGAGGGTGCAGGTGCCGTCGGTGGTGTTCCACTTCGGGGAGGGGAAGGAGCTGAGGCTGCGGCCGAACAACTTCCTCATGCCGGTGGACTCCAAGGGGAACTTCTGCCTCGCCTTCGCCAAGACGCCGTCGCCGCTGAACATCATCGGGAACGTCCAGCACCAGAGGATGCGCGTCGTCATCGACATGGAGAACTCCATCGTGTCGTTTACCCCCAATAAGTGTTAA